The following are encoded in a window of Carya illinoinensis cultivar Pawnee chromosome 15, C.illinoinensisPawnee_v1, whole genome shotgun sequence genomic DNA:
- the LOC122297233 gene encoding uncharacterized protein LOC122297233 isoform X3 gives MLLQSSVPSSIEAALSFNTNHGQRDLTFEWVNAETRQSCINNNNFPQGGSELLTVNTVPRSNFICKQGKLLKSSVVIFPLKAEVDKISVFEDKNGPSGTQAEDAIGDGTGTPTVSAENLAGEFHAANASVLHFENFCTHPSSEIKFSNKPDVNLDSKSVSFDCRKNQGSTVTNEESFLDDLCISTLRSHGLLESVCPKRSCASLEILGIDNDSGYTQPCKQCGRSDNVLNMLICDRCEEAFHICCCKSEMKMLPIDEWFCYSCSKANCNEGASRFRLGPIAIMLKYPEPYRSKVRIGEAFQAKVPNWSDQSNDFNCIGEPSEMDPSETFDTDTCTAIFYNWGNPVLIARFMRGMTYEDITWR, from the exons ATGTTATTGCAGAGCTCTGTCCCAAGTTCAATTGAAGCAGCTTTATCTTTTAACACTAATCATGGACAACGAGACTTAACATTTGAGTGGGTGAATGCTGAAACTAGGCAATcttgtataaataataataatttcccTCAGGGTGGTTCGGAGCTATTGACTGTGAACACAGTGCCTAGGTCAAATTTCATTTGCAAGCAAGGGAAGCTCCTGAAAAGTTCTGTGGTAATTTTTCCTCTCAAGGCGGAAGTTGATAAAATATCTGTATTTGAAGATAAGAATGGTCCTTCAGGCACTCAAGCTGAGGATGCAATTGGTGATGGAACTGGAACTCCTACTGTCTCAGCAGAGAATCTGGCTGGAGAGTTTCATGCTGCCAATGCTTCAGTTCtccattttgaaaatttttgcacGCATCCTTCTTCAGAAATTAAATTCTCTAACAAACCAGATGTGAATCTTGACTCCAAGTCTGTTAGCTTTG ATTGCCGTAAGAATCAGGGTTCGACGGTTACAAATGAAGAGTCCTTTCTCGATGATCTATGCATCTCTACGCTAAGGAGTCATGGATTGCTGGAAAGTGTTTGCCCAAAAAGAAGTTGTGCTTCCCTAGAAATTCTTGGAATTGATAATGATAGTGGCTATACTCAGCCTTGCAAGCAGTGTGGTCGTTCAGATAATGTATTGAATATGTTAATTTGTGATCGTTGTGAAGAAGCATTCCATATATGTTGCTGCAAATCTGAGATGAAGATGTTGCCAATTGATGAGTGGTTTTGCTATTCTTGTTCAAAAGCGAACTGCAACGAGGGTGCATCCAGATTTCGACTGGGTCCGATAGCGATCATGTTGAAATACCCAGAGCCTTACAGATCTAAAGTTCGAATTGGTGAAGCCTTTCAGGCAAAAGTTCCTAACTGGTCGGATCAATCCAA TGATTTCAATTGCATTGGTGAACCTTCTGAAATGGATCCATCTGAAACTTTTGACACTGAT ACTTGTACTGCTATCTTCTATAATTGGGGGAACCCAGTGTTGATTGCTAGGTTCATGCGTGGTATGACTTATGAGGACATTACTTGGAG GTGA
- the LOC122297233 gene encoding uncharacterized protein LOC122297233 isoform X1, with product MLLQSSVPSSIEAALSFNTNHGQRDLTFEWVNAETRQSCINNNNFPQGGSELLTVNTVPRSNFICKQGKLLKSSVVIFPLKAEVDKISVFEDKNGPSGTQAEDAIGDGTGTPTVSAENLAGEFHAANASVLHFENFCTHPSSEIKFSNKPDVNLDSKSVSFDCRKNQGSTVTNEESFLDDLCISTLRSHGLLESVCPKRSCASLEILGIDNDSGYTQPCKQCGRSDNVLNMLICDRCEEAFHICCCKSEMKMLPIDEWFCYSCSKANCNEGASRFRLGPIAIMLKYPEPYRSKVRIGEAFQAKVPNWSDQSNDFNCIGEPSEMDPSETFDTDVKLSVKFTEPKSISNWLQCREVLYADSRECAKGAMCGKWRRAPLSEVQTADWDCSCAVRWDPSHSDCAVPQEVETKLVLLHLKYIEKLRSCLAAKKRKLESCH from the exons ATGTTATTGCAGAGCTCTGTCCCAAGTTCAATTGAAGCAGCTTTATCTTTTAACACTAATCATGGACAACGAGACTTAACATTTGAGTGGGTGAATGCTGAAACTAGGCAATcttgtataaataataataatttcccTCAGGGTGGTTCGGAGCTATTGACTGTGAACACAGTGCCTAGGTCAAATTTCATTTGCAAGCAAGGGAAGCTCCTGAAAAGTTCTGTGGTAATTTTTCCTCTCAAGGCGGAAGTTGATAAAATATCTGTATTTGAAGATAAGAATGGTCCTTCAGGCACTCAAGCTGAGGATGCAATTGGTGATGGAACTGGAACTCCTACTGTCTCAGCAGAGAATCTGGCTGGAGAGTTTCATGCTGCCAATGCTTCAGTTCtccattttgaaaatttttgcacGCATCCTTCTTCAGAAATTAAATTCTCTAACAAACCAGATGTGAATCTTGACTCCAAGTCTGTTAGCTTTG ATTGCCGTAAGAATCAGGGTTCGACGGTTACAAATGAAGAGTCCTTTCTCGATGATCTATGCATCTCTACGCTAAGGAGTCATGGATTGCTGGAAAGTGTTTGCCCAAAAAGAAGTTGTGCTTCCCTAGAAATTCTTGGAATTGATAATGATAGTGGCTATACTCAGCCTTGCAAGCAGTGTGGTCGTTCAGATAATGTATTGAATATGTTAATTTGTGATCGTTGTGAAGAAGCATTCCATATATGTTGCTGCAAATCTGAGATGAAGATGTTGCCAATTGATGAGTGGTTTTGCTATTCTTGTTCAAAAGCGAACTGCAACGAGGGTGCATCCAGATTTCGACTGGGTCCGATAGCGATCATGTTGAAATACCCAGAGCCTTACAGATCTAAAGTTCGAATTGGTGAAGCCTTTCAGGCAAAAGTTCCTAACTGGTCGGATCAATCCAA TGATTTCAATTGCATTGGTGAACCTTCTGAAATGGATCCATCTGAAACTTTTGACACTGAT GTGAAACTTTCTGTCAAGTTTACCGAGCCGAAATCTATCAGTAATTGGCTTCAATGTCGTGAAGTCCTATATGCTGACTCACGGGAATGCGCTAAAGGGGCTATGTGCGGAAAGTGGCGCAG GGCTCCACTTTCTGAAGTCCAAACTGCTGACTGGGATTGTTCGTGCGCTGTTCGTTGGGACCCAAGCCATTCCGACTGTGCTGTTCCGCAG
- the LOC122297233 gene encoding uncharacterized protein LOC122297233 isoform X2 — translation MLLQSSVPSSIEAALSFNTNHGQRDLTFEWVNAETRQSCINNNNFPQGGSELLTVNTVPRSNFICKQGKLLKSSVVIFPLKAEVDKISVFEDKNGPSGTQAEDAIGDGTGTPTVSAENLAGEFHAANASVLHFENFCTHPSSEIKFSNKPDVNLDSKSVSFDCRKNQGSTVTNEESFLDDLCISTLRSHGLLESVCPKRSCASLEILGIDNDSGYTQPCKQCGRSDNVLNMLICDRCEEAFHICCCKSEMKMLPIDEWFCYSCSKANCNEGASRFRLGPIAIMLKYPEPYRSKVRIGEAFQAKVPNWSDQSNDFNCIGEPSEMDPSETFDTDTCTAIFYNWGNPVLIARFMRGMTYEDITWRGEMSREFNSMLELKIVYEIQDWD, via the exons ATGTTATTGCAGAGCTCTGTCCCAAGTTCAATTGAAGCAGCTTTATCTTTTAACACTAATCATGGACAACGAGACTTAACATTTGAGTGGGTGAATGCTGAAACTAGGCAATcttgtataaataataataatttcccTCAGGGTGGTTCGGAGCTATTGACTGTGAACACAGTGCCTAGGTCAAATTTCATTTGCAAGCAAGGGAAGCTCCTGAAAAGTTCTGTGGTAATTTTTCCTCTCAAGGCGGAAGTTGATAAAATATCTGTATTTGAAGATAAGAATGGTCCTTCAGGCACTCAAGCTGAGGATGCAATTGGTGATGGAACTGGAACTCCTACTGTCTCAGCAGAGAATCTGGCTGGAGAGTTTCATGCTGCCAATGCTTCAGTTCtccattttgaaaatttttgcacGCATCCTTCTTCAGAAATTAAATTCTCTAACAAACCAGATGTGAATCTTGACTCCAAGTCTGTTAGCTTTG ATTGCCGTAAGAATCAGGGTTCGACGGTTACAAATGAAGAGTCCTTTCTCGATGATCTATGCATCTCTACGCTAAGGAGTCATGGATTGCTGGAAAGTGTTTGCCCAAAAAGAAGTTGTGCTTCCCTAGAAATTCTTGGAATTGATAATGATAGTGGCTATACTCAGCCTTGCAAGCAGTGTGGTCGTTCAGATAATGTATTGAATATGTTAATTTGTGATCGTTGTGAAGAAGCATTCCATATATGTTGCTGCAAATCTGAGATGAAGATGTTGCCAATTGATGAGTGGTTTTGCTATTCTTGTTCAAAAGCGAACTGCAACGAGGGTGCATCCAGATTTCGACTGGGTCCGATAGCGATCATGTTGAAATACCCAGAGCCTTACAGATCTAAAGTTCGAATTGGTGAAGCCTTTCAGGCAAAAGTTCCTAACTGGTCGGATCAATCCAA TGATTTCAATTGCATTGGTGAACCTTCTGAAATGGATCCATCTGAAACTTTTGACACTGAT ACTTGTACTGCTATCTTCTATAATTGGGGGAACCCAGTGTTGATTGCTAGGTTCATGCGTGGTATGACTTATGAGGACATTACTTGGAG ggGGGAAATGAGCAGGGAGTTCAATTCAATGCTAGAACTTAAGATTGTGTATGAAATCCAGGATTGGGACTAG